One Actinospica robiniae DSM 44927 genomic region harbors:
- a CDS encoding FKBP-type peptidyl-prolyl cis-trans isomerase: MPNAATQIAAEPTPAARKRRGLRAKLALPIVLAAVMVSAACGSSSPSATATPTSTAMPTVTGSIGQAADITVPKGAAPPNQFQTKVLVQGTGKALASDDLAVVNYTVFNWSQNKKLGDTYASANQAVTEPQSVQLGSSTALPAFTKALTGVKTGSRIEVVAPPADAFGSQGNTQAGVNPTDVLIFVLDVVAGYPANAQITGTMAAQTDASLPKVTGEPGSGNPTVKIPSGVKPPTGLVSKVLIQGQGKTVAKGQTLLIQYTGVDWNTGKNFDSSFSRKTLFSTAIGEGTVIPGWDQGLVGKHVGDRVLLVIPPSLGYGPEGGSSQAGIGKDDTLVFVVDIVAAL; this comes from the coding sequence GTGCCGAATGCAGCCACCCAGATCGCGGCGGAGCCCACACCCGCCGCCCGCAAGCGCCGCGGACTGCGCGCCAAGCTCGCCCTTCCGATCGTGCTGGCCGCGGTCATGGTGAGCGCCGCGTGCGGTTCCTCGTCGCCCTCCGCCACCGCGACCCCCACGTCCACCGCGATGCCGACCGTCACCGGCAGCATCGGCCAGGCGGCCGACATCACCGTGCCGAAGGGGGCCGCGCCGCCGAACCAGTTCCAGACTAAGGTGCTGGTCCAGGGCACCGGCAAGGCCCTGGCGAGCGATGATCTGGCGGTGGTCAACTACACCGTCTTCAACTGGTCGCAGAACAAGAAGCTGGGCGACACCTACGCCTCCGCGAACCAGGCCGTGACCGAGCCGCAGAGCGTGCAGCTCGGCTCGAGCACCGCGCTGCCCGCCTTCACCAAGGCTCTGACCGGCGTGAAGACCGGAAGCCGGATCGAGGTGGTGGCCCCGCCGGCCGACGCCTTCGGCAGCCAGGGCAACACCCAGGCCGGGGTCAACCCGACCGACGTGCTCATCTTCGTGCTCGACGTGGTGGCCGGCTACCCGGCGAACGCGCAGATCACCGGCACCATGGCCGCGCAGACGGACGCCTCGCTGCCCAAGGTGACCGGCGAGCCGGGCTCGGGCAACCCGACGGTGAAGATCCCGAGCGGGGTGAAGCCGCCGACCGGCCTGGTCTCCAAGGTGTTGATCCAGGGCCAGGGCAAGACCGTCGCCAAGGGCCAGACCCTGCTGATCCAGTACACCGGCGTGGACTGGAACACCGGCAAGAACTTCGACTCCTCCTTCTCCCGCAAGACCCTGTTCAGTACCGCGATCGGCGAGGGCACGGTCATCCCGGGCTGGGACCAGGGCCTGGTCGGCAAGCACGTCGGCGACCGGGTGCTGCTGGTCATCCCGCCGTCGCTCGGCTACGGCCCGGAGGGCGGCTCGTCCCAGGCCGGCATCGGCAAGGACGACACGCTGGTCTTCGTGGTCGACATCGTCGCGGCGCTCTAG